In the Ilumatobacteraceae bacterium genome, one interval contains:
- a CDS encoding beta-ketoacyl-ACP synthase III produces the protein MPAIREGSKGAVISGWGTALPEKVLTNHELAATMDTSDEWIRTRTGIEQRHIGGTTIGLSVESGRQALEMSGLDPSRIDGLVLATTTPDKQWGSAAAVQNELGLRCGAFDVNAACSGFVYGLVTGHGLIAMGADRVMVIGTDSLSRITDWNDRATAPLFADGSGAVVLESVDGGGQLLGWDLDADGSALGILQAEVGGFIEMEGKEVFRRAVRIMVDSAEKSMAHAGVSGDDIKLVVPHQANIRIIQAACDRLGVPIERAAVVIQRTGNTSSASIPLALADALDHGRVEQGDLVLLVGFGGGMTAASCVLRWGGGVA, from the coding sequence ATGCCAGCAATTCGCGAAGGCTCGAAGGGGGCCGTCATCTCCGGGTGGGGCACCGCCCTCCCCGAGAAGGTGCTCACCAACCACGAGTTGGCCGCAACGATGGACACGAGCGACGAGTGGATCCGGACGCGCACGGGCATCGAACAGCGCCACATCGGCGGGACCACGATCGGTCTGAGCGTCGAATCCGGCCGTCAGGCACTCGAGATGAGCGGACTCGACCCGAGCCGCATCGACGGTCTGGTGTTGGCGACGACCACCCCCGACAAGCAGTGGGGTTCGGCCGCAGCGGTCCAGAACGAGCTCGGGCTGCGCTGCGGGGCGTTCGACGTCAACGCCGCCTGCTCGGGCTTCGTGTACGGCCTGGTCACCGGCCACGGCCTGATCGCCATGGGCGCCGACCGCGTGATGGTCATCGGCACCGACAGCCTGTCCCGCATCACCGATTGGAACGATCGGGCGACCGCCCCGCTGTTCGCCGACGGCTCCGGCGCCGTGGTCCTCGAGAGCGTCGACGGCGGCGGTCAACTGCTGGGTTGGGACCTCGACGCCGACGGGTCGGCGCTCGGGATCCTGCAGGCAGAGGTCGGCGGGTTCATCGAGATGGAGGGCAAGGAGGTGTTCCGCCGAGCCGTTCGGATCATGGTCGATTCGGCCGAGAAGTCGATGGCGCACGCCGGCGTCTCCGGCGACGACATCAAGTTGGTCGTCCCGCATCAGGCCAACATCCGGATCATCCAGGCCGCCTGCGACCGCCTCGGCGTGCCGATCGAACGAGCGGCCGTCGTGATCCAGCGAACGGGCAACACGTCATCGGCGTCGATCCCGCTGGCGCTCGCCGACGCGCTCGACCACGGCCGCGTCGAGCAGGGCGACCTGGTGTTGCTCGTCGGGTTCGGCGGCGGGATGACCGCAGCGAGCTGCGTCCTCCGCTGGGGAGGTGGTGTCGCGTGA
- the acpP gene encoding acyl carrier protein, which yields MDQQLFARFQKCAVEVLSVSEDQVTPDAKFGDDLDADSLDLVELVMALEEEFGVEVPEEELEGIETVGQAYDLVANKL from the coding sequence TTGGATCAACAACTGTTCGCCCGCTTCCAGAAGTGCGCCGTCGAGGTGCTTTCGGTCTCGGAGGATCAAGTCACACCCGATGCCAAGTTCGGCGACGACCTCGATGCCGACAGCCTCGACCTGGTCGAGCTCGTGATGGCGCTCGAGGAAGAGTTCGGCGTCGAAGTACCCGAGGAAGAACTCGAGGGCATCGAGACCGTGGGCCAGGCCTACGACCTCGTCGCCAACAAGCTCTGA
- a CDS encoding RDD family protein, giving the protein MSMTPPPPPPPPPPPMNEPPAGAVAGGQPLASAGMRVVARLLDAIIVGLVFGSVFAAIILSGDDDAGLAGFGTDTSLGRAYLIALLGAAVGFAWDAVCTKMFGGTPMKLAFGMKVVQQNGADVEWEHAIKRWALPGAFALIPPFVALNVLLGLAQLVIVIVSLVFIFSKPLRTAVWDQFASTMVVSTR; this is encoded by the coding sequence ATGAGCATGACTCCACCACCACCGCCGCCGCCCCCGCCGCCGCCCATGAACGAACCGCCCGCCGGTGCGGTCGCCGGCGGTCAGCCGCTCGCCTCTGCCGGCATGCGGGTCGTCGCCCGGCTGCTCGACGCGATCATCGTCGGTCTGGTGTTCGGCTCCGTGTTCGCCGCGATCATCCTGAGCGGTGACGACGACGCCGGCCTCGCCGGGTTCGGCACCGACACGAGTCTCGGGCGGGCGTACCTGATCGCCCTCCTCGGCGCGGCCGTCGGATTCGCCTGGGACGCGGTGTGCACGAAGATGTTCGGTGGCACGCCGATGAAGCTGGCGTTCGGCATGAAGGTCGTCCAGCAGAACGGCGCCGACGTCGAGTGGGAGCATGCGATCAAGCGATGGGCGCTCCCCGGTGCCTTCGCGTTGATCCCGCCGTTCGTGGCGCTCAACGTGCTCCTCGGCCTGGCGCAATTGGTGATCGTGATCGTCAGCCTGGTGTTCATCTTCTCGAAGCCGCTCCGGACGGCGGTGTGGGACCAGTTCGCGTCCACGATGGTCGTCTCGACCCGCTGA
- the trpA gene encoding tryptophan synthase subunit alpha, with product MGREALMGRIESEFRDKRAAGRKLLVPYITGGYPGWQDAIRAAAANGADAVEIGVPFSDPVMDGPVIQQASQAALEGGATPASVLDLVPSLDVDIPLLVMTYYNLVHHEGHRRFAHRLVQAGVSGCILPDLPLEESEPWCRAADHEGVETVMLAAPTAPDERLPLVAARARGFLYSVGLLGVTGERDTLAGTATALAARLKSITDVPVLVGVGVSNAAQAYEATRVADGVIQGASMVRRLIESGPDAVGAYVAEVRAAIDAV from the coding sequence ATGGGCAGGGAAGCTCTGATGGGCCGGATCGAGTCGGAGTTCCGCGACAAGCGAGCCGCCGGCCGCAAGCTGCTCGTGCCGTACATCACCGGCGGGTACCCGGGCTGGCAGGATGCGATCCGCGCCGCCGCCGCCAACGGTGCCGACGCCGTGGAGATCGGGGTGCCGTTCTCCGACCCGGTGATGGACGGACCCGTGATCCAGCAGGCGTCGCAAGCGGCGCTCGAGGGCGGAGCGACGCCGGCGAGCGTGCTCGACCTGGTGCCGTCGCTCGACGTCGACATACCGCTGCTGGTGATGACCTACTACAACCTGGTCCACCACGAGGGCCACCGGCGGTTCGCTCACCGGCTGGTGCAAGCGGGCGTGTCGGGTTGCATCCTGCCCGACCTGCCGCTCGAGGAGTCCGAGCCGTGGTGCCGTGCGGCCGACCACGAGGGCGTCGAGACGGTCATGCTCGCCGCGCCGACGGCTCCCGACGAACGCCTGCCGCTCGTCGCCGCTCGTGCCCGGGGCTTCCTGTACTCGGTCGGTCTGCTCGGCGTGACGGGGGAGCGCGACACGCTGGCCGGCACGGCGACCGCGCTGGCGGCTCGACTCAAGTCGATCACCGACGTGCCGGTCCTGGTCGGCGTCGGTGTGTCGAACGCGGCCCAGGCGTACGAGGCGACGCGGGTCGCCGACGGCGTGATCCAGGGCGCGTCGATGGTCCGCCGCTTGATCGAGAGTGGCCCCGACGCGGTCGGTGCCTACGTCGCCGAGGTCCGCGCCGCGATCGACGCGGTCTGA
- the polA gene encoding DNA polymerase I, with amino-acid sequence MSTYLLVDGNSLTYRAFFALPADMATASGQVTNAVFGFTSMLINVIKDQECDGMIVAFDRPEPTFRHEAEPEYKAQREAAPDILRQQMGLVREVLDAIGVQQIEAAGWEADDLIATLSSKLVERGDDVLIVTGDRDSYQLVADPHVRVLYNKRGVSDYALYDEAGIAERTGVTPDLYPQYAALRGDNSDNLPGVPGVGEKTAAKLINKYGGLDGIFAHVDEQTPKLRENLTEHEARARKNLELMILHHDAPVDSVDLDPAALAITPDPEEIQRLFDFLEFRTLADRLADVLGPDSGISSSEPRDELVAEVETLPDAAAAAAAIAATPVLDLAGVWEGEPGRSNLDGLAFVTDASTSSVAWVPGEYLRDDAVASALGRHGQVRGHTVRPLMRSLLDADIDVRGLVLDVAIAAYLIDPAEARYEIADLLTKFTPFAPPSDDAAVSGQLDLDGNAVTQADRAGRDALAVHHIAGPIEASLDAQGMADLYHSIENPLVRVLAKMEHVGVGVDADTLRSINQRLTAEVEALGVELRAVAGKDDLNLNSPTQLRALLFEERELSPVGVKKTKSGYSTDAQTLEKVKDQWPEFIVPLLRHREVEKLRGTYGEGLLHEVAEDGRIHATFNQTVARTGRLSSDKPNLHNIPVRSDEGRVFRTAFVAPAGRTLLVADYNQIELRCIAHLAADPGLIEAFTGGQDIHNATAARVFGVEPGDVTLDQRSKAKMVSYGLAYGMEAYGLGQRLNIPTDEAAKILEAYFLAFPNVKAYMDATVQEARKTGYTETLFGRRRPIPELLNSNWRIRQAGERQAMNAGIQGLAADIFKVALVRIDQALEAGERESEVVLQVHDEVIVEVPDAERDEVGDEIIDIMRHAADLDVPLEVNVSWGETWAAAKG; translated from the coding sequence GTGTCCACCTATCTCCTCGTCGACGGCAACTCACTGACGTACCGGGCGTTCTTCGCGCTCCCGGCCGACATGGCGACAGCGAGCGGACAGGTGACCAACGCGGTCTTCGGGTTCACGTCGATGCTGATCAACGTCATCAAGGACCAGGAGTGCGACGGCATGATCGTCGCCTTCGATCGGCCGGAACCCACGTTCCGCCACGAGGCCGAGCCCGAGTACAAGGCGCAGCGCGAAGCGGCGCCCGACATCCTCCGCCAGCAGATGGGGCTGGTGCGCGAAGTGCTCGATGCGATCGGTGTCCAGCAGATCGAGGCGGCCGGCTGGGAGGCCGACGATCTGATCGCGACGCTGTCGTCCAAACTCGTCGAGCGCGGCGACGACGTGCTGATCGTCACGGGTGACCGCGACAGCTACCAGTTGGTCGCGGATCCCCACGTACGCGTGCTCTACAACAAGCGTGGCGTCAGCGACTACGCCCTCTACGACGAAGCCGGCATCGCCGAACGGACCGGGGTCACGCCGGATCTGTATCCCCAGTACGCGGCGCTCCGCGGCGACAACTCAGACAACCTGCCCGGTGTGCCCGGGGTCGGCGAGAAGACGGCGGCCAAGCTCATCAACAAGTACGGCGGGCTCGACGGCATCTTCGCCCATGTCGACGAGCAGACGCCGAAACTGCGCGAGAACCTGACCGAGCACGAGGCTCGCGCTCGGAAGAACCTCGAGCTGATGATCCTGCACCACGACGCGCCGGTCGACTCGGTCGACCTCGATCCGGCGGCCCTGGCGATCACGCCGGACCCCGAAGAGATCCAGCGGCTGTTCGACTTCCTCGAGTTCCGCACGCTCGCCGACCGCCTCGCCGACGTGTTGGGGCCCGACTCGGGCATCTCGTCGAGCGAGCCCCGCGACGAGTTGGTGGCCGAGGTCGAGACGCTGCCCGACGCCGCAGCCGCGGCGGCGGCGATCGCGGCGACTCCGGTGCTCGATCTCGCCGGGGTCTGGGAGGGCGAGCCGGGACGCAGCAACCTCGACGGTCTCGCGTTCGTCACCGATGCCTCGACGTCGTCGGTCGCCTGGGTGCCGGGGGAGTACCTCCGCGACGATGCGGTGGCGTCGGCGCTCGGTCGGCACGGGCAGGTGCGGGGACACACGGTCAGGCCGCTGATGCGTTCGCTGCTCGACGCCGACATCGACGTGCGCGGCCTCGTGCTCGACGTCGCGATCGCCGCGTATCTCATCGACCCGGCCGAGGCTCGCTACGAGATCGCCGATCTGCTGACCAAGTTCACCCCGTTCGCCCCGCCGAGCGACGATGCGGCCGTCTCGGGTCAGCTCGATCTCGACGGCAATGCCGTCACGCAGGCCGATCGCGCCGGGCGCGACGCGCTGGCGGTGCACCACATCGCCGGACCGATCGAGGCGAGCCTCGATGCGCAGGGCATGGCCGACCTCTACCACTCGATCGAGAACCCGCTGGTGCGGGTGTTGGCCAAGATGGAGCACGTCGGCGTCGGCGTCGATGCCGACACGCTGCGGTCCATCAACCAGCGCCTCACCGCCGAGGTCGAGGCGCTCGGGGTCGAACTCCGCGCCGTCGCCGGCAAGGACGACCTCAACCTCAACTCGCCGACGCAACTGCGAGCCCTGCTGTTCGAAGAGCGCGAACTCAGCCCGGTCGGCGTCAAGAAGACGAAGTCCGGCTACTCGACCGACGCGCAGACGCTCGAGAAGGTCAAAGACCAGTGGCCCGAGTTCATCGTGCCGCTGCTGCGCCATCGCGAGGTCGAGAAACTCCGTGGGACCTACGGCGAGGGTCTGCTGCACGAAGTGGCCGAGGACGGTCGGATCCACGCCACCTTCAACCAGACCGTCGCCCGCACCGGGCGCCTGAGTTCCGACAAACCGAACCTGCACAACATCCCGGTCCGCAGCGACGAGGGGCGCGTGTTCCGCACGGCGTTCGTCGCCCCGGCCGGTCGCACGCTGCTGGTCGCCGACTACAACCAGATCGAGTTGCGCTGCATCGCCCACCTCGCGGCCGATCCCGGCCTGATCGAGGCGTTCACGGGCGGCCAGGACATCCACAACGCCACTGCGGCGCGCGTGTTCGGTGTGGAACCGGGAGACGTCACGCTCGATCAGCGTTCGAAGGCGAAGATGGTGTCCTACGGCCTCGCGTACGGCATGGAGGCGTACGGCCTGGGCCAGCGGTTGAACATCCCGACCGACGAGGCGGCGAAGATCCTCGAGGCGTACTTCCTGGCGTTCCCCAACGTGAAGGCGTACATGGACGCCACCGTGCAGGAGGCGCGCAAGACCGGATACACCGAGACGCTGTTCGGTCGGCGCCGGCCGATCCCCGAACTGCTCAACTCGAACTGGCGGATCCGTCAGGCGGGTGAGCGGCAGGCGATGAACGCGGGCATCCAGGGGTTGGCCGCCGACATCTTCAAGGTCGCGCTCGTGCGGATCGACCAGGCGCTCGAGGCCGGCGAACGCGAGAGCGAGGTCGTGTTGCAGGTGCACGACGAGGTCATCGTCGAGGTGCCCGACGCCGAGCGCGACGAGGTCGGCGACGAGATCATCGACATCATGCGGCACGCTGCCGATCTCGACGTGCCGTTGGAGGTCAACGTCAGCTGGGGCGAGACCTGGGCGGCGGCGAAGGGATAG
- the fabD gene encoding ACP S-malonyltransferase yields the protein MLAFTFPGQGSQRPGMGRPWVDHESWELVDEASEVAGRDVGALLLDADADELKDTRNAQLTTFVSSLMVLDAVERLGIEASFCAGHSLGEYTALAATGALGFDEGVSLVTERAAAMHEAGGLQVGTMAAVLGLDDDQVEVACNLADADVWVANFNAPGQVVIAGSPEGVEKAGAQAKELGAKRVMPLQVSGAFHTSYMAPARDRLRGAIAAADIRDAEIPVVSNVDAKPHDRGGEWVSLLSAQLSSPVRWKHSLQTLAGLGVTDFAELGPGGVLTGMAKRSVDGARTISVATPDDLDKLLTWIAVEAAPTPEIEGEHLFVAERVVVSPAAGIFTPAELGSGATISVGTVLGHVGEHEVRSPFDGALQNYIAVDTERVTSRQPIAWLRTS from the coding sequence ATGCTCGCATTCACGTTCCCCGGACAGGGGTCGCAGCGACCGGGAATGGGTCGGCCCTGGGTCGATCACGAGAGTTGGGAACTGGTCGACGAGGCCAGCGAGGTCGCCGGCCGTGACGTCGGAGCCCTGCTGCTCGACGCCGACGCCGACGAACTCAAAGACACCCGGAACGCACAGCTGACCACGTTCGTCTCGAGCCTGATGGTCCTCGACGCGGTCGAGCGGCTCGGGATCGAAGCCAGCTTCTGCGCCGGGCACAGCCTGGGCGAATACACCGCGCTGGCCGCGACCGGTGCGCTCGGATTCGACGAAGGCGTCTCCCTCGTCACCGAACGGGCCGCGGCGATGCACGAAGCGGGCGGCCTCCAGGTCGGCACGATGGCTGCCGTGCTCGGGCTCGACGACGACCAGGTCGAGGTGGCCTGCAATCTCGCCGACGCCGATGTCTGGGTCGCCAACTTCAACGCGCCCGGCCAGGTCGTGATCGCCGGATCGCCCGAGGGCGTCGAGAAGGCGGGCGCCCAGGCGAAGGAACTGGGCGCCAAGCGGGTGATGCCCCTGCAGGTCTCCGGTGCGTTCCACACCTCGTACATGGCGCCCGCACGCGACCGCCTCCGCGGCGCGATCGCGGCGGCCGACATCCGCGATGCGGAGATCCCCGTCGTCTCCAACGTCGACGCGAAGCCCCACGACCGCGGCGGCGAGTGGGTCTCGTTGCTCTCGGCCCAGCTGTCGAGTCCGGTGCGCTGGAAGCACAGCCTCCAGACGCTCGCCGGGCTCGGTGTCACCGATTTCGCCGAACTCGGACCCGGCGGCGTGCTCACCGGCATGGCGAAGCGCAGCGTCGACGGCGCCCGCACGATCTCGGTCGCCACACCCGACGACCTCGACAAACTGCTGACCTGGATCGCCGTCGAGGCGGCACCGACGCCCGAGATCGAAGGCGAACACCTCTTCGTCGCCGAGCGTGTCGTCGTGTCCCCGGCCGCCGGCATCTTCACCCCCGCCGAGCTCGGTTCTGGTGCCACCATCTCGGTTGGTACCGTGCTGGGTCACGTCGGCGAGCACGAGGTCCGCTCGCCGTTCGACGGGGCTTTGCAGAACTACATCGCGGTCGATACCGAGCGTGTGACGTCGCGACAACCGATCGCCTGGCTGCGAACCAGCTGA
- a CDS encoding beta-ketoacyl-ACP synthase II: MNGQGRRVAITGYGVVAPCGIGKNDYWQGLLGPGLSDSGRVTEIDDWDPTPYYDSPKDARRADRSEQFAVGAAIEAMEQAGDLDIDPARIGTIFATGVGGIHTLEEQISIRLEKGERRVSPFLVPMMMANAPGAAVSMRFGLRGPNETIVTACAAGTHALVYAARLISWGLADAIVSGGTEHAGTPTALAGFGNMTALSSTGTSRPFDTDRDGFIMGEGAASFVLEEWEHAVARGANIVGEIVGGGSNADAHHITAPAPGGVGAIACMHLALDDAGLTPGDIKQINAHGTSTPLNDAAEAAAVTEVFGERTVPVVSTKGVTGHALGAAGALEAAAVLLSFEHRQIPPTANTKVLGDDMTIDVVMGEPRDWTPGPTLSNNFGFGGHNGSIIIAPA, encoded by the coding sequence ATGAACGGTCAAGGCCGTCGCGTCGCGATCACGGGGTACGGCGTCGTCGCTCCGTGTGGCATCGGCAAGAACGACTACTGGCAGGGGCTCCTCGGCCCAGGTCTGTCCGACAGCGGACGCGTCACGGAGATCGACGACTGGGACCCCACGCCCTACTACGACTCGCCCAAGGACGCCCGCCGGGCCGACCGCAGCGAGCAATTCGCGGTCGGCGCGGCGATCGAGGCGATGGAGCAGGCCGGCGACCTCGACATCGATCCCGCCAGGATCGGCACGATCTTCGCAACCGGTGTCGGCGGGATCCACACACTCGAGGAACAGATCTCGATCCGGCTCGAGAAGGGCGAACGGCGGGTGTCGCCGTTCCTCGTCCCGATGATGATGGCCAACGCACCGGGTGCCGCCGTGTCGATGCGGTTCGGGTTGCGCGGCCCCAACGAGACCATCGTGACGGCCTGTGCTGCCGGAACGCACGCGCTCGTGTACGCCGCCCGCCTGATCTCGTGGGGACTGGCCGATGCGATCGTGTCGGGCGGCACCGAGCACGCCGGCACCCCCACCGCGCTCGCCGGTTTCGGCAACATGACGGCGCTCTCGAGCACCGGGACGAGCCGACCGTTCGACACCGACCGCGACGGGTTCATCATGGGTGAGGGCGCCGCGTCGTTCGTCCTCGAAGAGTGGGAGCATGCCGTGGCGCGCGGCGCGAACATCGTCGGCGAGATCGTGGGCGGCGGCAGCAACGCCGACGCCCATCACATCACCGCCCCGGCCCCCGGCGGGGTCGGTGCGATCGCCTGCATGCACCTGGCGCTCGACGACGCCGGCCTCACGCCCGGCGACATCAAGCAGATCAACGCACACGGCACGAGCACCCCGCTCAACGATGCCGCCGAGGCGGCGGCCGTCACCGAGGTGTTCGGCGAACGCACCGTCCCCGTGGTGTCGACCAAGGGTGTCACCGGACACGCGCTCGGCGCCGCCGGGGCGCTCGAAGCCGCCGCCGTGCTCCTGTCGTTCGAGCATCGCCAGATCCCGCCGACCGCCAACACCAAGGTGCTCGGTGACGACATGACGATCGACGTCGTGATGGGTGAGCCCCGCGATTGGACACCGGGGCCGACGCTGTCGAACAACTTCGGGTTCGGCGGGCACAACGGCTCGATCATCATCGCTCCCGCCTGA
- the fabZ gene encoding 3-hydroxyacyl-ACP dehydratase FabZ produces MQPEDFLPHRPPFLFVDEILDVEPGVSARARWRLTGDEWFFAGHFPGRPTLPGVLMCEAIAQVGALAVLNDERFAGKLPLFGGLDRARFRRQVGPGDELILECTMGRLSARAGKGSGRALLGGEVATECDLMFVVVDA; encoded by the coding sequence GTGCAACCTGAGGACTTCTTGCCACACCGCCCGCCGTTCCTGTTCGTCGACGAGATCCTCGACGTCGAACCCGGGGTGTCCGCCAGGGCGCGCTGGCGCCTGACGGGTGACGAGTGGTTCTTTGCCGGACACTTCCCCGGCCGCCCGACGTTGCCGGGTGTCCTGATGTGCGAGGCGATCGCCCAGGTGGGCGCGCTCGCCGTGCTCAACGACGAGCGGTTCGCCGGCAAGCTGCCGCTGTTCGGAGGGCTCGACCGCGCCCGGTTCCGACGTCAGGTCGGCCCGGGCGACGAGCTGATCCTCGAATGCACGATGGGTCGCCTGTCGGCGCGGGCCGGCAAGGGGAGTGGGCGCGCGCTCCTCGGCGGCGAGGTCGCGACCGAATGCGATCTGATGTTCGTCGTCGTCGACGCCTGA
- the trpB gene encoding tryptophan synthase subunit beta: MTDTPTPTLTAPPDASGRFGEFGGRFVPETLVPACQELERAFDEAWNDPGFRTELADVHRQYSGRPSILTECHNLGARLGMRVILKREDLNHTGSHKINNVIGQTLLAKRMGKRRIVADTGAGQHGVASATAAALMGLECKVYMGAVDVERQELNVFRMKLLGAEVESVESGSRTLKDAVNEAMRHWVATVADTHFCLGSVVGPHPYPHMVRQFQSIIGIEAHEQCSELLGGMPDLVVACVGGGSNAMGIFAGFVDERDTRLVGVEPAGGAAIGRGSPGVVHGMRSNLMQDEVGQVEEALSISAGLDYPGVGPEHSYLASIGRAEYPNVTDAEVIDAFRLLSETEGIIPALESAHAIAWLCREADTLQGRTVLVNLSGRGDKDVAQMMDILAGKL, from the coding sequence ATGACCGACACCCCCACCCCCACCCTGACCGCCCCGCCCGACGCCTCCGGCCGGTTCGGCGAATTCGGCGGTCGTTTCGTGCCCGAGACGCTCGTGCCCGCGTGCCAAGAGCTCGAACGTGCCTTCGACGAGGCCTGGAACGACCCCGGGTTCCGGACCGAGCTGGCCGACGTGCACCGGCAGTACTCCGGCCGACCGTCGATCCTCACCGAGTGCCACAACCTCGGCGCCCGGCTGGGCATGCGCGTGATCCTCAAGCGCGAAGACCTGAACCACACCGGCTCGCACAAGATCAACAACGTGATCGGTCAGACCCTCCTCGCCAAGCGGATGGGCAAGCGGCGGATCGTCGCCGACACCGGTGCGGGCCAGCACGGCGTGGCCAGTGCCACCGCGGCAGCCCTCATGGGGCTGGAGTGCAAGGTCTACATGGGTGCGGTCGACGTCGAACGCCAGGAGCTGAACGTCTTCCGGATGAAGCTGCTCGGTGCCGAGGTCGAGTCGGTCGAGAGCGGCAGCCGCACCCTGAAGGACGCGGTCAACGAGGCGATGCGGCACTGGGTCGCGACCGTGGCCGACACACACTTCTGCCTGGGGTCGGTCGTCGGACCACATCCGTATCCGCACATGGTGCGCCAGTTCCAGAGCATCATCGGGATCGAGGCCCACGAGCAGTGCAGTGAGTTGCTCGGCGGGATGCCCGACCTCGTCGTCGCCTGTGTCGGCGGAGGGTCCAACGCGATGGGGATCTTCGCCGGCTTCGTCGACGAGCGCGACACCCGGCTGGTCGGTGTCGAGCCTGCCGGGGGAGCGGCGATCGGACGTGGCTCCCCGGGTGTCGTGCACGGCATGCGGAGCAACCTGATGCAGGACGAGGTCGGCCAGGTCGAGGAGGCGCTGTCGATCTCGGCGGGACTCGACTATCCGGGCGTCGGCCCCGAGCACTCCTACCTGGCGTCGATCGGACGGGCCGAGTACCCGAACGTGACCGATGCCGAGGTGATCGACGCCTTCCGGTTGCTGTCCGAGACCGAGGGCATCATCCCGGCCCTCGAGAGCGCCCACGCGATCGCCTGGCTGTGCCGGGAGGCCGACACGCTGCAGGGCCGGACCGTGCTGGTCAACCTGTCCGGGCGTGGCGACAAGGACGTCGCCCAGATGATGGACATTCTGGCAGGGAAGCTCTGA
- the fabG gene encoding 3-oxoacyl-ACP reductase FabG produces MSEPRIVLITGGSRGIGLACARRFAELGDHVAVTYNSSPPPDGLFGVKCDVTDGEQVDAAFAAVEAEFGGPVEVLVSNAGVTRDGLLLRMSEDDFAGVIDANLTASYRVTKRAVRGMLKARAGRIVLMSSVVGMLGAPGQVNYAASKAGLIGLARSLAREVGSRGITVNVVAPGPVETDMTAALGDERLEAIVAAVPLERAATPDEIAAAVLFLASPDAGYITGAVLPVDGGLGMGH; encoded by the coding sequence GTGAGCGAACCACGCATCGTCCTGATCACCGGCGGATCCCGCGGTATCGGTCTGGCGTGTGCCCGCCGTTTCGCCGAGCTCGGCGACCACGTCGCGGTCACCTACAACTCGTCGCCCCCACCCGACGGTCTGTTCGGCGTCAAGTGCGACGTCACCGACGGAGAGCAGGTCGACGCGGCGTTCGCCGCGGTCGAGGCCGAGTTCGGTGGTCCGGTCGAGGTCCTGGTGTCCAACGCAGGCGTCACCCGCGACGGGCTCCTGCTCCGCATGAGCGAAGACGACTTCGCCGGCGTCATCGACGCCAACCTCACCGCGTCGTACCGCGTCACCAAGCGGGCCGTCCGGGGCATGCTCAAGGCACGTGCCGGCCGCATCGTGCTGATGTCGTCGGTCGTCGGCATGCTCGGCGCACCCGGTCAGGTCAACTACGCCGCCTCCAAAGCCGGCCTGATCGGCCTCGCCCGGTCGCTCGCTCGCGAGGTCGGCTCGCGCGGCATCACGGTCAACGTGGTCGCGCCCGGTCCCGTCGAGACCGACATGACCGCGGCCCTCGGCGACGAACGTCTTGAGGCGATCGTCGCCGCCGTCCCGCTCGAACGAGCCGCCACGCCCGACGAGATCGCCGCTGCGGTCCTGTTCCTCGCTTCTCCCGACGCCGGCTACATCACCGGCGCCGTGCTCCCGGTCGATGGCGGCCTGGGCATGGGACACTGA
- a CDS encoding response regulator, protein MKEGTEVSLRVVIAEDEAIIRMDLRETLEEEGYDVVGETGRGDEAVELVRSLRPDLAVLDVKMPGMDGLEAAGIITDEKLCGVLILTAFSQREVIEQARDAGALAYLVKPFQKSDLVPAIEVAIGRFRELRNLTGEIDALGEQLEARKTIDRAKGLLIDECDMKEADAFSFIQRTAMSERTKMRDVAERILDGSLRPD, encoded by the coding sequence ATGAAAGAAGGAACCGAAGTGTCGCTGAGAGTTGTGATCGCCGAAGACGAAGCCATCATCCGGATGGACCTGCGCGAAACCCTCGAAGAAGAGGGGTACGACGTCGTCGGCGAGACCGGACGAGGCGACGAGGCGGTCGAACTCGTGCGTTCGCTGCGTCCCGACCTGGCCGTGCTCGACGTCAAGATGCCCGGCATGGACGGCCTCGAGGCCGCCGGCATCATCACCGACGAAAAGCTGTGCGGTGTCCTGATCCTCACGGCGTTCAGCCAGCGTGAGGTCATCGAGCAGGCTCGCGACGCCGGAGCGTTGGCGTATCTCGTGAAGCCGTTCCAGAAGAGCGACCTCGTCCCGGCGATCGAGGTCGCGATCGGGCGTTTCCGCGAGCTCCGCAACCTGACCGGTGAGATCGACGCGCTCGGCGAGCAACTCGAGGCCCGCAAGACCATCGACCGTGCCAAGGGGTTGCTGATCGACGAGTGCGACATGAAGGAGGCCGACGCCTTCTCGTTCATCCAACGCACCGCGATGAGCGAGCGCACCAAGATGCGCGACGTCGCCGAACGCATCCTCGACGGCTCACTGCGCCCCGATTGA